In the Bactrocera tryoni isolate S06 unplaced genomic scaffold, CSIRO_BtryS06_freeze2 scaffold_11, whole genome shotgun sequence genome, one interval contains:
- the LOC120779474 gene encoding uncharacterized protein LOC120779474 isoform X2, with the protein MSYIKNSLIQMAAFQFTSFNLQMAQDYFSNLSPLAQRIASDINITKSSYGTLWYTMKENQQNEIINQTLINPEISLKYLENLFLPASSLSPSSSSSSSSSASLCTTSAEHILPSSSKNRGQDYFPNVNSKTSRSLTENILQTQNLLSKTLVARAKHTVTSHTHQLGKLKPPSSPPPPPPTRSKKLKRTENTEKQKSYLRSLQTLRNDPANGRNEKTDYIYDGVNLHTYIAQKVALKIIYDDVLRAYPNEHSQPFSYRTKSQINLQQQYYEADLNDINLNTNFDYKCLTSNESCNINLVKNVDLTKNYDSLQKELKSTLSNHLKPFRKNKRLLPISQEASNNPSAKAIQVLSSPNSNKSKNESSRCLKENFVKHTSEGSFLLDFKPKQSNLNYAVYADVYVEKGESATLVYNCSNSGILTGSSNSLTTTSDDDAQSNHEYNDENGDEKTLCRLFDNDLNLHRGFDFLNNW; encoded by the coding sequence ATGAGCTACATAAAAAATAGTCTTATACAAATGGCCGCTTTCCAGTTTACCTCGTTTAATCTGCAAATGGCACAagattatttttccaatttaagTCCATTAGCTCAGCGCATTGCGTCTGatataaacataacaaaatCATCATATGGCACGCTTTGGTATACTATGaaagaaaatcaacaaaacGAGATCATAAACCAAACTCTGATAAATCCTGAAATTTCGCTGAAGTATTTGGAAAATCTGTTCCTGCCCGCTTCATCGTTATCACCAAGTTCATCTTCGTCAAGCTCATCTTCGGCTAGTTTATGTACTACAAGTGCTGAACATATTTTGCCATCGTCTTCAAAGAACCGAGGACAAGATTATTTTCCCAATGTCAATAGTAAAACATCGCGTTCgttaactgaaaatattttacagacTCAAAATTTATTGTCAAAAACCTTGGTAGCACGCGCTAAGCACACTGTCACATCACACACACATCAACTTGGTAAATTAAAACCTCCTTCGTCTCCACCGCCACCTCCTCCCACTAGatccaaaaaattgaaaagaactgaaaatactGAAAAACAGAAAAGTTATTTGAGATCGCTTCAAACGTTACGCAATGATCCGGCAAATGGTAGAAACGAGAAAACAGATTATATTTATGATGGAgtcaacttacatacatatatcgcacAGAAAGTGgcactaaaaattatatatgatgATGTATTAAGGGCATATCCCAATGAACATTCGCAACCTTTCAGTTATCGCACAAAATCACAAATAAACCTACAACAACAGTATTATGAAGCtgatttgaatgatataaatctAAACACTAACTTTGATTATAAATGCCTTACTTCAAACGAGTCGTGCAAtataaatttggttaaaaatgtAGATCTAACTAAAAATTATGATAGCTTACAAAAGGAGTTAAAGAGTACATTGAGCAACCATTTGAAGccgtttagaaaaaataaacgcCTATTACCTATATCGCAAGAAGCATCCAATAATCCATCTGCTAAAGCAATTCAAGTGCTTTCTTCGCCAAATTCGAATAAGTCTAAAAATGAATCGAGCAGatgtttgaaagaaaattttgtaaagcaTACATCCGAGGGCTCATTCTTACTCGACTTCAAACCGAAGCAATCAAATTTGAATTATGCCGTGTACGCAGATGTCTATGTTGAAAAAGGTGAATCAGCTACTCTAGTGTACAATTGCAGCAACAGCGGAATTCTGACGGGATCCTCGAACTCGTTAACAACTACATCCGATGACGACGCACAAAGTAATCACGAATATAATGACGAGAATGGTGACGAAAAAACTTTGTGCCGGCTTTTTGATAACGATCTAAATTTACATAGGGGATTCGATTTTCTGAATAATTGGTAA
- the LOC120779706 gene encoding uncharacterized protein LOC120779706 isoform X2, with the protein MQHIPKIAYMLQIQGQIYHQAGSLLPYPDADYQFLQIYFIGDENRELDQRCAISLNTRREIICELQRFFHQHNAYVQLFKIALDRMPSDHHKIVIRADRTPFGEHERRFNAPTIDEVAIVIRGDQFQSRDIILHRKNDQLQRVSELHRSNDALQYPILHWKGDDGYNINIPMIDPRTGLHVQKKLVP; encoded by the exons atgcaacATATACCTAAAATTGCATACATGTTGCAGATTCAGGGCCAAATTTATCATCAAGCTGGTTCGTTATTGCCATACCCCGACGCTGATtatcaatttttgcaaatttattttattggtgaTGAAAATCGTGAATTGGATCAACGTTGTGCAATTTCTTTGAATACAAGACGAGAAATTATTTGTGAGCTACAAAGGTTTTTCCATCAGCATAACGCATATGTGCAATTGTTCAAAATTGCTCTCGATCGTATGCCCTCTGATCATCACAAAATCGTAATAAGGGCTGATAGAACACCTTTTGGAGAGCATGAAAGGCGATTCAATGCACCGACAATTGATGAGGTTGCAATTGTAATTCGTGGTGATCAGTTTCAATCGCGTGATATTATACTTCATCGTAAAAATGACCAATTGCAACGTGTTTCGGAACTTCATCGTAGTAACGATGCATTACAATACCCAATATTGCATTGGAAAGGTGACGATggctataatataaatataccaaTGATTGATCCACGAAcag GTCTACATGTACAAAAAAAGTTAGTTCcatga
- the LOC120779474 gene encoding uncharacterized protein LOC120779474 isoform X1, protein MSEGKRNNSYIRVSYYGSIRKVVKTTFWMSYIKNSLIQMAAFQFTSFNLQMAQDYFSNLSPLAQRIASDINITKSSYGTLWYTMKENQQNEIINQTLINPEISLKYLENLFLPASSLSPSSSSSSSSSASLCTTSAEHILPSSSKNRGQDYFPNVNSKTSRSLTENILQTQNLLSKTLVARAKHTVTSHTHQLGKLKPPSSPPPPPPTRSKKLKRTENTEKQKSYLRSLQTLRNDPANGRNEKTDYIYDGVNLHTYIAQKVALKIIYDDVLRAYPNEHSQPFSYRTKSQINLQQQYYEADLNDINLNTNFDYKCLTSNESCNINLVKNVDLTKNYDSLQKELKSTLSNHLKPFRKNKRLLPISQEASNNPSAKAIQVLSSPNSNKSKNESSRCLKENFVKHTSEGSFLLDFKPKQSNLNYAVYADVYVEKGESATLVYNCSNSGILTGSSNSLTTTSDDDAQSNHEYNDENGDEKTLCRLFDNDLNLHRGFDFLNNW, encoded by the coding sequence gaaGTATCAGGAAAGTCGTGAAAACTACTTTTTGGATGAGCTACATAAAAAATAGTCTTATACAAATGGCCGCTTTCCAGTTTACCTCGTTTAATCTGCAAATGGCACAagattatttttccaatttaagTCCATTAGCTCAGCGCATTGCGTCTGatataaacataacaaaatCATCATATGGCACGCTTTGGTATACTATGaaagaaaatcaacaaaacGAGATCATAAACCAAACTCTGATAAATCCTGAAATTTCGCTGAAGTATTTGGAAAATCTGTTCCTGCCCGCTTCATCGTTATCACCAAGTTCATCTTCGTCAAGCTCATCTTCGGCTAGTTTATGTACTACAAGTGCTGAACATATTTTGCCATCGTCTTCAAAGAACCGAGGACAAGATTATTTTCCCAATGTCAATAGTAAAACATCGCGTTCgttaactgaaaatattttacagacTCAAAATTTATTGTCAAAAACCTTGGTAGCACGCGCTAAGCACACTGTCACATCACACACACATCAACTTGGTAAATTAAAACCTCCTTCGTCTCCACCGCCACCTCCTCCCACTAGatccaaaaaattgaaaagaactgaaaatactGAAAAACAGAAAAGTTATTTGAGATCGCTTCAAACGTTACGCAATGATCCGGCAAATGGTAGAAACGAGAAAACAGATTATATTTATGATGGAgtcaacttacatacatatatcgcacAGAAAGTGgcactaaaaattatatatgatgATGTATTAAGGGCATATCCCAATGAACATTCGCAACCTTTCAGTTATCGCACAAAATCACAAATAAACCTACAACAACAGTATTATGAAGCtgatttgaatgatataaatctAAACACTAACTTTGATTATAAATGCCTTACTTCAAACGAGTCGTGCAAtataaatttggttaaaaatgtAGATCTAACTAAAAATTATGATAGCTTACAAAAGGAGTTAAAGAGTACATTGAGCAACCATTTGAAGccgtttagaaaaaataaacgcCTATTACCTATATCGCAAGAAGCATCCAATAATCCATCTGCTAAAGCAATTCAAGTGCTTTCTTCGCCAAATTCGAATAAGTCTAAAAATGAATCGAGCAGatgtttgaaagaaaattttgtaaagcaTACATCCGAGGGCTCATTCTTACTCGACTTCAAACCGAAGCAATCAAATTTGAATTATGCCGTGTACGCAGATGTCTATGTTGAAAAAGGTGAATCAGCTACTCTAGTGTACAATTGCAGCAACAGCGGAATTCTGACGGGATCCTCGAACTCGTTAACAACTACATCCGATGACGACGCACAAAGTAATCACGAATATAATGACGAGAATGGTGACGAAAAAACTTTGTGCCGGCTTTTTGATAACGATCTAAATTTACATAGGGGATTCGATTTTCTGAATAATTGGTAA
- the LOC120779706 gene encoding uncharacterized protein LOC120779706 isoform X1, translated as MYSIEWQKRGLPHAHILIWLVHKVTPDQIDNLISAEIPNYTADPELFQVVVKNMIHGPCGELNMNSPCMIDEKCSKRYPRQFTSDTITGNDGYPLYRRRSPNDNGKTATFRMHNQEVEVDNRWVAPYCPLLSKIFNAHINVEYCNSVKSIKYICKYVNKGSDMAIFGVAGENRNDEIAQYQMGRYISSNEAVWRIISFPMHERHPAVVHLAVHLENGQRVYFNVANLLERAAQPPATTLTAFFKLCETDTFAITLLYSEVPQFTHGMCLRKNFKDVNKKQLFMGILAFSKQMQLAEYIQYIQTMLSVFI; from the coding sequence ATGTACTCCATTGAATGGCAGAAAAGGGgattgccgcacgcacatatacTAATTTGGCTGGTACATAAAGTAACTCCGGATCAAATCGATAACCTTATATCCGCTGAAATTCCTAATTACACTGCTGATCCTGAGTTATTTCAAGTTGTCGTTAAaaacatgatacatggaccgtGCGGTGAACTAAATATGAATTCACCATGTATGATTGATGAAAAGTGTTCGAAACGATACCCAAGGCAATTTACTTCAGACACAATAACGGGCAATGACGGATATCCGTTGTATCGACGTAGATCACCTAATGATAATGGCAAAACGGCAACCTTTAGAATGCATAACCAGGAAGTTGAAGTTGATAATCGTTGGGTGGCTCCGTATTGTCCattattatcgaaaatattcAATGCTCATATAAATGTGGAATATTGCAATTCTGTCAAatccattaaatatatttgcaagtatgtaaataaagggAGCGATATGGCTATTTTCGGTGTTGCTGGTGAGAATAGAAATGATGAAATTGctcagtatcaaatgggtcgctATATTAGTAGCAATGAAGCTGTCTGGAGGATTATATCGTTTCCAATGCACGAAAGACATCCTGCGGTTGTTCACTTGGCTGTACATCTTGAGAATGGCCAAcgtgtttattttaatgtagCAAATTTATTGGAAAGAGCAGCGCAACCACCAGCAACTACGTTAACagcttttttcaaattatgcgAAACTGATACATTTGCGATAACTTTGTTATATTCTGAAGTGCCCCAGTTTACACATGGAATGTGTCTTCGAAAAAACTTCAAAGACGTAAACAAGAAACAGCTATTCATGGGCATCCTGGCATTTTCCAAACAGATGCAATTGGCagaatatatacagtacatccaaACAATGTTGAGTGTTTTTATTTGA
- the LOC120779706 gene encoding uncharacterized protein LOC120779706 isoform X3, translating into MPTFKIQGQIYHQAGSLLPYPDADYQFLQIYFIGDENRELDQRCAISLNTRREIICELQRFFHQHNAYVQLFKIALDRMPSDHHKIVIRADRTPFGEHERRFNAPTIDEVAIVIRGDQFQSRDIILHRKNDQLQRVSELHRSNDALQYPILHWKGDDGYNINIPMIDPRTGLHVQKKLVP; encoded by the exons atgccgacGTTTAAG ATTCAGGGCCAAATTTATCATCAAGCTGGTTCGTTATTGCCATACCCCGACGCTGATtatcaatttttgcaaatttattttattggtgaTGAAAATCGTGAATTGGATCAACGTTGTGCAATTTCTTTGAATACAAGACGAGAAATTATTTGTGAGCTACAAAGGTTTTTCCATCAGCATAACGCATATGTGCAATTGTTCAAAATTGCTCTCGATCGTATGCCCTCTGATCATCACAAAATCGTAATAAGGGCTGATAGAACACCTTTTGGAGAGCATGAAAGGCGATTCAATGCACCGACAATTGATGAGGTTGCAATTGTAATTCGTGGTGATCAGTTTCAATCGCGTGATATTATACTTCATCGTAAAAATGACCAATTGCAACGTGTTTCGGAACTTCATCGTAGTAACGATGCATTACAATACCCAATATTGCATTGGAAAGGTGACGATggctataatataaatataccaaTGATTGATCCACGAAcag GTCTACATGTACAAAAAAAGTTAGTTCcatga